The Nitrospirales bacterium genome includes a window with the following:
- a CDS encoding sphingomyelin phosphodiesterase — MGSEYWKRKSTYVLPGERAEIYKTNRDDGVTDNHTYHFTTEVIVKNPKTKDTIRQFPENFALRLKLHGSTIGSHMWQSVRDQANEQHDWHDDRKKWNASMNIGDHQWNVKYWAYFTGGDDNVEYVFQEEYPLPTNVPEKLSDEWNRSHLNILTYNIYMRPRSARGAFRLNGQMIRAKMIPDKIPGYDMIVFQEAFDGGVRTELLDRLKKSYPYQSRVLGSQRGLEWNGGVVTVSKWPLVSQKQQLFKDVCSGNDCGADKGVLYVKINKVSKENENNFFHIFGTHLNAGDWKIQKQQLQIIRNFLDAQQIPQTEPVLFAGDMNIRKDTDEYKEMLAILGADYLPEKQLRGHSYTDDGVINKLNEGSRTYVDYVLYSTSHMKPDESSFAEVRMLRSNDEWKEFPHEKAMWDLSDHFPVYASYHFDAWNPSFYVPLFAGPLL, encoded by the coding sequence TTGGGAAGTGAATACTGGAAAAGAAAGTCAACATATGTACTACCTGGGGAGCGTGCAGAAATCTACAAAACTAACAGAGATGACGGTGTAACGGATAATCATACCTACCATTTTACGACCGAGGTCATCGTCAAGAATCCGAAAACGAAGGACACGATCAGACAGTTTCCTGAAAACTTCGCGCTCCGCCTCAAGCTTCACGGCAGTACAATTGGTAGCCACATGTGGCAGTCAGTTAGAGATCAGGCAAATGAGCAACACGATTGGCATGATGACCGTAAGAAGTGGAATGCGAGCATGAACATTGGCGACCATCAATGGAACGTCAAATACTGGGCTTATTTTACCGGTGGAGACGACAATGTGGAGTACGTCTTTCAAGAGGAATATCCCTTGCCGACAAACGTACCGGAAAAATTGTCGGATGAGTGGAATCGGTCGCACCTAAATATTCTGACGTATAACATTTACATGAGACCTAGGTCGGCGCGAGGAGCATTTCGTTTAAATGGACAGATGATTCGAGCCAAGATGATTCCAGATAAGATCCCTGGCTATGACATGATTGTTTTTCAGGAAGCCTTTGATGGGGGAGTTCGCACAGAATTACTTGATCGTCTCAAAAAGAGTTACCCCTATCAATCAAGAGTCTTAGGAAGTCAACGAGGCCTGGAGTGGAATGGTGGGGTGGTGACTGTCAGTAAATGGCCTCTTGTTTCCCAAAAGCAGCAATTATTTAAAGATGTATGCTCAGGTAATGATTGCGGGGCTGATAAAGGAGTTCTTTATGTGAAGATAAACAAAGTGAGTAAAGAAAATGAAAATAATTTCTTTCATATTTTCGGGACTCACTTAAACGCTGGAGACTGGAAAATTCAAAAGCAACAACTTCAAATCATCAGAAATTTTCTTGATGCTCAACAAATTCCCCAAACGGAGCCTGTTCTCTTCGCCGGAGATATGAATATACGGAAAGACACCGATGAGTACAAAGAGATGCTTGCTATCCTCGGAGCTGACTACTTGCCTGAGAAGCAATTGAGGGGACATTCCTATACTGATGATGGTGTCATTAATAAATTGAATGAAGGCTCTCGAACCTATGTTGACTACGTGTTGTATTCAACGAGCCATATGAAACCGGATGAGTCATCTTTCGCGGAAGTTCGTATGCTTCGATCAAATGACGAATGGAAGGAATTTCCCCATGAAAAGGCGATGTGGGATTTATCAGACCATTTTCCAGTCTATGCCAGTTATCATTTTGATGCCTGGAATCCTTCCTTTTACGTTCCTTTATTTGCAGGGCCACTATTGTGA
- a CDS encoding HEAT repeat domain-containing protein produces the protein MRTVLLIILCLAVQVSSADARRAHLTAEQQEQLKKIQTIYLQVLALTEKGPYQTDEFTEIISRRLKRLNYEVVHQRDQPHDVELKVKCEERKTWAGTTAAGGDAELPDAPSRLWKGPACLFSYYLNGRDLGWYKEIRTSFEDSLEAAKKAGSSDSSVFAMKKLEERIREYEFPVLLAAEWGQVDLLIQLLDNPQTNKLLKLRVLSVLSELNAAEALPQLTKILANKDLQQEAITALAGTGQDSIPLLIDLFQHTKQDTIRAEAAKALGTIAATSGDPRAIPPLVKYLQAALTKMETSEDINFPVLTQVVWAIGKLRDDMSMEPMRQLQKKVWLIYDNSQSMTELREATNWSYKQLDLDGHIS, from the coding sequence ATGAGAACCGTCCTTCTTATCATTCTCTGTCTTGCCGTACAGGTTTCATCAGCCGATGCACGTAGGGCCCATCTCACAGCCGAACAACAAGAACAGCTTAAAAAGATCCAGACCATTTACCTGCAGGTGTTAGCGTTAACTGAAAAAGGGCCGTATCAGACGGATGAATTCACGGAAATTATTTCGCGTCGACTCAAACGACTCAACTATGAAGTCGTCCATCAACGCGACCAACCGCATGACGTTGAGCTGAAAGTAAAATGTGAAGAACGAAAGACATGGGCTGGGACGACGGCCGCGGGAGGAGATGCGGAACTACCTGATGCGCCTTCCCGGTTATGGAAAGGGCCGGCCTGTCTCTTTTCCTATTACCTCAACGGTCGTGACTTGGGGTGGTACAAAGAAATTCGGACATCGTTTGAAGACTCACTGGAGGCCGCCAAGAAAGCCGGGAGTTCCGATAGCAGTGTTTTTGCCATGAAAAAACTGGAAGAACGGATTCGGGAATATGAATTCCCAGTCTTATTGGCAGCCGAATGGGGACAAGTTGATCTCCTGATTCAGCTCTTGGATAATCCACAGACGAATAAACTCCTCAAGCTCCGTGTCCTCTCTGTCCTGAGTGAATTGAATGCGGCGGAGGCGTTGCCTCAACTGACCAAAATTCTTGCCAACAAAGATCTTCAACAAGAAGCCATTACCGCCTTGGCTGGCACAGGACAAGACTCGATTCCCCTCCTCATCGATTTATTCCAACACACCAAGCAGGATACCATTCGCGCCGAAGCCGCCAAAGCCTTAGGGACCATTGCCGCTACGAGCGGAGACCCAAGAGCGATCCCGCCTCTGGTGAAATACCTTCAAGCAGCGCTTACGAAAATGGAAACGTCTGAAGACATTAATTTCCCGGTCTTGACACAAGTCGTCTGGGCTATCGGGAAGTTGCGCGATGATATGTCCATGGAGCCGATGCGGCAGTTACAAAAAAAGGTCTGGCTCATTTACGATAATTCTCAATCCATGACAGAATTACGGGAAGCCACCAACTGGAGCTATAAACAACTCGATTTAGATGGTCATATCAGCTAA
- a CDS encoding carboxypeptidase-like regulatory domain-containing protein has translation MSRVTRFIVLPLLSVCLMIVFPLGSRAHDRNTIEGVVVDQANQPVANIWVRLYRGEKEIGNDTTRADGSYSIEFDRGDSLSAVRFDDVRTDALDRYHPSLTSNLSGKTDQKVNKVMPGKVGRALGPWQDLELVSTYERLHVLDQTESLEGMRAELPKRYAVNLGMWKPTGLAMKRLAQVRGLYTNH, from the coding sequence ATGAGTCGAGTTACAAGATTTATCGTTCTTCCACTGTTGAGTGTGTGTTTGATGATCGTGTTTCCGCTCGGATCTCGAGCGCATGATCGAAACACGATTGAAGGTGTGGTCGTTGATCAAGCCAATCAGCCTGTCGCCAATATTTGGGTGAGGCTGTACCGCGGAGAGAAGGAAATTGGTAACGATACAACCAGGGCAGATGGGAGTTATTCGATTGAATTCGATCGGGGAGATAGTCTTTCCGCTGTGCGGTTTGATGACGTTCGGACTGATGCGCTTGACCGCTATCATCCAAGTCTGACCTCGAACTTATCGGGAAAAACAGACCAAAAGGTGAACAAGGTGATGCCAGGCAAAGTAGGCAGGGCATTAGGTCCTTGGCAAGATTTAGAACTCGTCTCGACCTATGAACGCTTACACGTCCTGGATCAGACGGAGTCTCTTGAGGGTATGCGTGCTGAGCTCCCCAAACGGTATGCCGTCAATCTTGGCATGTGGAAGCCGACCGGTCTGGCGATGAAACGACTGGCCCAGGTTCGGGGGCTATATACAAACCATTGA
- a CDS encoding S1 family peptidase → MSNTIDEDNAEANSSVWVGGCTGTLIKSDIVITAGHCVNRPSGFEAEDGQWYSTTVLENRRTSEIGFGYDRENFRLVLKATYFSILDGADIALLALESPVNSQVAIPKKVLLDAPVGISWSRQSFRQVGWGMLSATAGAPALRRSGSAIFRQFPCYTFQAIQADKICVNGSQVRAGDSGGPLYWMDSRGGEWLVGVAQGTEGNGGRYVPTFLQAGAITVHDDGRRTEEPDISSFLKQHLASSACSQIRAQALDRSPTVPLVSWYSRSRNDNSTTANKAWQGCQGDTQSPDYGFTRIEGIIFSPDRPQPEGTIPLHKWYSPDRGDNWTTSQHFIAAQRREGLSPNYRFVRIEGYIYPPSLDRRSGVVPLYSWYSPSRMDNWVTTQHREKGERGENLSPDYRFVRLEGYVLDPSSEGGPH, encoded by the coding sequence GTGAGTAATACTATCGATGAGGATAATGCCGAAGCGAATTCGAGCGTTTGGGTTGGAGGATGTACCGGCACATTGATTAAATCGGATATAGTAATCACGGCTGGGCATTGCGTAAACCGACCCTCTGGATTCGAGGCCGAGGATGGACAGTGGTACTCCACCACTGTCCTAGAAAATCGCAGGACCAGTGAAATTGGGTTTGGGTATGATCGAGAAAACTTTCGACTTGTTCTTAAAGCTACATATTTTTCGATTCTCGATGGAGCAGACATTGCGCTACTGGCTTTGGAGTCTCCAGTCAATTCACAGGTAGCAATTCCTAAGAAAGTTCTTCTTGATGCCCCTGTAGGAATTTCTTGGTCAAGACAATCTTTTCGGCAAGTAGGTTGGGGAATGCTCTCTGCTACTGCGGGTGCACCTGCCCTTAGGCGATCAGGATCTGCAATCTTCAGGCAATTTCCTTGTTACACCTTTCAAGCCATTCAAGCGGACAAGATATGTGTGAATGGCAGTCAAGTCCGAGCTGGTGACTCCGGTGGTCCTTTGTACTGGATGGATTCCCGAGGGGGCGAGTGGTTGGTTGGCGTAGCGCAAGGAACAGAGGGAAATGGTGGTCGGTATGTTCCAACATTTTTACAGGCAGGAGCAATAACCGTCCATGATGATGGGAGGAGAACAGAGGAGCCAGATATTTCTTCCTTTCTGAAACAGCATTTGGCCTCGAGCGCCTGCTCTCAAATTCGAGCACAAGCACTCGATCGTAGTCCAACGGTTCCTTTAGTCTCGTGGTACAGCCGAAGCCGAAATGATAATTCCACGACTGCGAACAAGGCGTGGCAAGGGTGCCAAGGAGATACTCAGAGCCCTGACTATGGTTTTACGAGGATAGAGGGGATAATTTTTAGCCCTGATCGTCCACAACCAGAAGGAACGATTCCGCTTCATAAATGGTACTCTCCTGATCGTGGCGATAATTGGACAACAAGTCAACATTTTATCGCTGCTCAGAGAAGAGAAGGATTATCTCCCAATTATCGTTTCGTGCGAATAGAGGGATACATCTATCCACCTTCCCTTGATCGTCGTTCTGGTGTTGTACCACTGTATAGCTGGTATAGCCCATCAAGAATGGACAATTGGGTGACAACTCAACACCGGGAGAAAGGTGAACGTGGAGAAAACCTGAGTCCTGACTATCGGTTTGTCAGATTAGAAGGTTATGTGCTGGATCCTTCTTCTGAGGGTGGCCCTCACTAA
- a CDS encoding HEAT repeat domain-containing protein, which translates to MRRGISLVLIGFFLTFFCITDVSARRNYFTEEQKSELVKANAIYVNVLALTERGRGDGTPIVSLVSDRLKQLGYAIVTDRKEPHDVEFRVKCEERKKGGGTTRAGGDADHPDNPARLWKGPACLFAYYLNGEDSGWQKEVRTDFEDADAAAKAANAKKSGPYALSQLTKKLKEYDFPVKLAAEWGQDYRLLALLDDPSTPKNRKVTVLSVMTNLQSHKALPYLKDILKDKDLALDGIAAVTTTGSDGIPLLTEIFNDSKEESNIRAAAAKGLGKIGAATGNPSITPPILDYLINNLKQMETSKDIDFPVLTEVVWSLGRLRNEKSIAPMRELEKRVWLIYDTSNEMTELRDAVNWTVKQIDMDGQIQ; encoded by the coding sequence ATGAGACGTGGGATCTCCTTAGTACTTATCGGCTTTTTTCTGACTTTTTTTTGTATTACTGACGTCTCCGCCAGACGAAATTATTTCACGGAGGAACAAAAAAGCGAACTCGTCAAGGCCAATGCTATCTATGTAAATGTTTTGGCGTTAACTGAGCGCGGACGTGGCGATGGCACACCGATAGTCAGCCTCGTTTCTGATCGGCTCAAACAACTGGGGTACGCCATCGTCACTGATCGTAAGGAGCCTCATGACGTTGAATTTCGCGTGAAGTGTGAAGAACGAAAAAAGGGAGGAGGGACGACAAGAGCCGGCGGTGATGCCGATCATCCCGATAATCCGGCTCGTCTCTGGAAGGGGCCCGCGTGTTTGTTTGCCTATTATCTGAACGGGGAAGATTCAGGCTGGCAAAAAGAGGTACGGACCGACTTCGAAGATGCTGATGCTGCAGCCAAAGCCGCGAACGCGAAAAAGTCAGGCCCCTACGCGTTGAGCCAGTTAACCAAGAAGCTGAAAGAGTATGATTTCCCCGTGAAACTCGCTGCGGAATGGGGGCAAGATTATCGATTATTAGCGTTGCTCGACGACCCTAGCACCCCCAAAAACCGAAAAGTGACGGTGCTCTCGGTCATGACAAACTTACAATCTCATAAGGCCCTGCCCTATTTAAAAGACATTCTGAAAGATAAGGATCTTGCCCTAGATGGCATTGCTGCCGTGACAACAACTGGCAGTGACGGAATTCCCTTGCTCACGGAAATCTTTAATGACTCGAAAGAAGAGTCAAACATCAGAGCCGCCGCGGCAAAGGGATTAGGCAAGATCGGCGCCGCGACGGGAAATCCATCGATCACGCCCCCGATTTTGGACTATCTCATCAATAATCTGAAGCAGATGGAAACGTCGAAGGACATAGATTTTCCTGTCCTGACCGAAGTGGTGTGGAGCTTGGGTCGCCTGCGCAATGAGAAGTCAATTGCACCCATGCGAGAACTAGAAAAAAGGGTGTGGCTCATTTATGACACCTCGAATGAAATGACCGAGCTTCGTGATGCCGTTAATTGGACCGTCAAGCAAATCGATATGGACGGACAAATCCAATAA
- the proC gene encoding pyrroline-5-carboxylate reductase, giving the protein MLSVISWSSRRHSCKGQGAELNPRHEQGILATMPKDSKIAFIGAGNMSEALIAGLLKARTFQANAIFVTDVSKDRLILFEQTYGIGGESRNAKAVQRADIIVLAVKPQVLPEVLSEIKSHVKDSHLVISVAAGFPLSKIQQTLPSRTAVIRAMPNTPALVLEGATALAGGDYTTEAQLAIAQEIFQASGKVVVIEEKLMDAVTGLSGSGPAYVYVMIEALADGGVRMGLPRHIAQTLAVQTVLGTAKLLTESGEHPGILKDRVASPGGTTIAGLHELERGRIRATLMNAVEAATRRSQELGS; this is encoded by the coding sequence ATGTTGAGTGTTATCTCATGGTCCTCGCGACGCCATAGTTGTAAAGGGCAAGGCGCTGAGTTGAACCCCCGTCACGAGCAGGGTATACTCGCCACCATGCCAAAAGATTCGAAAATCGCGTTCATCGGCGCAGGCAACATGTCTGAAGCTCTGATAGCAGGGCTACTCAAAGCTAGAACATTTCAAGCAAACGCAATCTTTGTGACAGATGTCTCAAAGGATCGCTTGATACTGTTCGAACAGACGTATGGCATAGGGGGAGAAAGTCGTAACGCCAAAGCCGTCCAGAGGGCGGATATCATCGTGTTAGCCGTCAAACCTCAAGTTCTTCCTGAGGTATTGTCGGAGATCAAGTCACACGTTAAGGACTCCCATCTTGTGATTTCCGTCGCTGCAGGCTTTCCCCTCTCGAAGATTCAACAGACTCTCCCATCACGCACTGCCGTGATTCGGGCCATGCCAAACACGCCGGCTCTCGTCCTTGAAGGAGCGACAGCTCTGGCCGGGGGAGACTACACCACTGAAGCTCAGCTCGCGATCGCCCAGGAAATTTTTCAGGCCTCTGGAAAAGTCGTCGTGATCGAAGAAAAATTAATGGATGCGGTAACCGGATTGAGTGGGAGTGGACCGGCCTACGTGTATGTGATGATCGAGGCTCTGGCTGATGGAGGAGTCCGGATGGGACTTCCCCGGCACATCGCCCAAACCCTTGCCGTGCAGACCGTGCTTGGCACAGCAAAGCTTCTGACCGAGAGTGGAGAGCATCCCGGAATCCTCAAAGACCGGGTGGCTTCTCCAGGCGGAACCACGATAGCCGGACTTCACGAACTGGAACGGGGAAGGATACGGGCCACCTTGATGAACGCGGTAGAAGCGGCCACGAGAAGATCACAAGAATTGGGTTCTTAA